A window of the Branchiostoma lanceolatum isolate klBraLanc5 chromosome 13, klBraLanc5.hap2, whole genome shotgun sequence genome harbors these coding sequences:
- the LOC136446973 gene encoding tripartite motif-containing protein 2-like, with product MASKMASDDDFGDQFLTCSVCMLHFRDPRVLPCLHTFCRECLQEWAAKQQPLECPTCRTQVSLPDQGVDGLRTNFYVNNLLDFAAAKKGAGPGVPCQVCEGNVEGSKSWCADCAKLLCESCTLLHRKFPLFEDHEVTPENTLKAEKDVGKFHRKRHCHKHKKQELVFYCESCNALVCTACTVVDHRPGKDHNPVEIATVAQRKKETLQGLLQDMGPRLKEIQASIKEAERKISNLMPSKEAATDQAKAYFRQLADLLQKREQEILSQIDEQCRADGKALQTKKEAIEFELAGLTSAQTFCQQAVEHGSDVHILEVGNQVQTRVETLLAKQLDLESNWSEFQFVENTAVSDVEKEVENFGGVKTNVDVSKFQVAAKPAVQGFACIAELTTTNQEGRPCVTNSKAVTANMEDPSGTEIPTQLRMKSEGVWEISYVPKVTGKHRLEVKVNSQHVTGSPFDVPVKGKDTPVLTIGPEGSGVGELDGPVGVAVDKDGNIAVVDQGNKRVQIFDTDTGKPLNSFPVDGEYPYGIAVDSNGRFLVTSVKKNLGIRRYSKEGELLNTFKPDRMTCPVGVAVLQDGRMVVADFIQQSCLLLQPDGSLIRDIGKGLLQFPEFVTADESRGVVYVTDSGAHKVFAFDLGGNLKFEFGKEGQSDGEFKTPTGVTIDPAGNIIVVNIDDRRLQVFGPDGTFVRTVTIVKGGGPHGIALTPDGYIAVACFWGHCVEMYRYK from the coding sequence ATGGCAAGCAAGATGGCTAGCGACGACGACTTTGGCGACCAGTTCCTGACATGCTCGGTTTGCATGTTGCACTTCCGGGACCCCAGAGTCCTGCCATGTTTGCACACATTTTGTAGGGAGTGTCTGCAAGAATGGGCCGCCAAACAACAGCCGCTGGAGTGTCCAACCTGCCGCACACAGGTCAGTCTACCAGACCAAGGCGTGGACGGACTCAGGACCAACTTCTACGTCAACAACCTGCTGGACTTCGCGGCGGCCAAGAAAGGGGCGGGGCCAGGTGTGCCGTGCCAGGTGTGCGAGGGGAATGTGGAGGGGTCAAAGTCTTGGTGTGCGGATTGCGCTAAACTATTGTGCGAATCGTGCACACTGTTACACCGTAAATTTCCACTATTCGAAGATCACGAAGTTACCCCCGAAAATACACTCAAGGCAGAGAAAGACGTGGGCAAATTCCATCGCAAGCGACACTGTcacaaacacaagaaacaagAACTGGTCTTCTACTGTGAGAGCTGTAACGCTTTGGTTTGTACGGCATGTACCGTGGTCGACCACCGGCCGGGCAAAGATCACAACCCGGTAGAAATCGCCACCGTGGctcagagaaagaaagaaactctGCAAGGACTTCTGCAAGACATGGGCCCACGTCTGAAAGAAATTCAGGCATCAATCAAGGAAGCTGAAAGGAAGATTTCAAATTTGATGCCCTCGAAAGAAGCAGCCACAGACCAAGCCAAGGCGTATTTCCGCCAACTTGCTGACCTTCTGCAAAAGCGTGAACAGGAGATTTTGAGCCAGATTGACGAACAGTGCCGAGCCGATGGCAAGGCTCTACAGACAAAGAAGGAAGCGATAGAGTTTGAGTTGGCCGGACTGACGAGCGCACAAACGTTCTGTCAACAAGCTGTAGAACACGGAAGTGACGTGCACATTCTGGAGGTGGGAAACCAAGTCCAAACAAGGGTAGAAACTCTGCTGGCAAAACAACTGGACCTGGAGTCCAACTGGAGCGAGTTTCAGTTCGTCGAGAACACGGCTGTTTCTGACGTCGAGAAAGAAGTTGAGAATTTCGGCGGCGTAAAAACAAATGTCGACGTTTCCAAGTTCCAAGTTGCTGCAAAGCCAGCAGTTCAGGGATTTGCGTGCATCGCTGAACTGACGACAACGAACCAAGAAGGCCGTCCGTGTGTTACTAACAGTAAAGCCGTCACAGCCAACATGGAGGACCCGTCTGGAACTGAAATCCCAACACAACTACGGATGAAGAGCGAGGGCGTGTGGGAAATCTCCTACGTACCCAAGGTCACGGGCAAACACAGGTTAGAGGTCAAAGTCAACTCACAACACGTGACAGGAAGTCCGTTTGACGTTCCAGTAAAGGGGAAGGACACACCTGTGCTGACTATTGGACCGGAAGGCAGTGGGGTGGGGGAACTGGACGGGCCGGTAGGGGTCGCTGTTGATAAGGACGGTAACATTGCTGTGGTAGACCAGGGCAACAAGCGAGTTCAGATATTTGATACAGACACAGGAAAACCCTTGAACAGCTTTCCTGTTGATGGTGAGTATCCATACGGTATTGCTGTGGACTCAAATGGGAGATTTCTTGTGACGTCGGTTAAGAAAAATCTAGGCATAAGACGTTACTCGAAGGAAGGcgaacttttgaacacattcaagCCAGACCGCATGACGTGTCCAGTCGGAGTTGCAGTTCTGCAGGACGGCCGCATGGTGGTGGCGGACTTCATACAGCAGTCGTGTCTCCTCCTGCAGCCTGACGGGAGCCTCATCCGGGACATCGGCAAGGGGCTGTTACAGTTCCCAGAGTTCGTCACGGCAGACGAGTCACGTGGTGTGGTGTACGTCACAGACAGTGGAGCACACAAAGTGTTCGCATTTGACCTTGGCGGGAACCTTAAGTTCGAGTTTGGTAAGGAGGGACAGAGTGATGGTGAATTCAAAACACCAACAGGTGTCACAATAGACCCGGCAGGTAACATCATTGTAGTAAACATTGATGACCGCCGTCTGCAGGTGTTCGGCCCTGACGGGACGTTCGTTCGGACAGTGACGATAGTCAAGGGCGGAGGACCTCATGGAATCGCGCTGACTCCTGACGGCTACATAGCTGTAGCATGCTTCTGGGGACATTGTGTAgaaatgtacaggtacaagtga
- the LOC136446809 gene encoding enkurin-like — translation MSMAYYGRPPPPEESIYNLIPREEIKPSKPARFVEGKPGIIKNAGYTSKFKGTVKTELKKDKAPAKTMGPAKVDVSPPKQFLKKHQKEPKLPPKQEFHYPDEDSRRPAVPRKEEKPLMGLQTNKNFITTNAVENIMSVPKKPVAKYVDTPKGATFNLDPSGLNPKYVQKKDYGKTPEYLNRRKEEVQRAQEEYEAYVKEHFRRGAMKSLSEAERQMMLQGLKDNWELLHHQYQGLSVVTDTAPKKARKERMEAEMKQLERDIEAIQKHKTIYVANH, via the exons ATGTCGATGGCATACTATGGACGTCCTCCGCCGCCAGAGGAGAGCATTTATAACCTCATACCGAGGGAAGAAATCAAACCATCCAAACCTGCCAGGTTCGTGGAAGGAAAACCTGGAATTATAAAAAATGCAGG ATACACGTCCAAGTTCAAGGGCACCGTGAAGACGGAACTTAAGAAAGACAAGGCTCCTGCCAAGACGATGGGTCCAGCTAAGGTGGACGTCAGCCCTCCCAAACAGTTCCTCAAGAAACACCAGAAGGAACCAAAGCTGCCTCCAA AGCAAGAGTTCCACTACCCAGACGAGGACAGTCGCCGCCCGGCCGTGCCCAGGAAGGAGGAGAAACCCCTGATGGGACTCCAGACCAACAAGAACTTCATCACCACCAACGCGGTGGAGAACATCATGTCCGTTCCCAAGAAACCCGTCGCTAAGTACGTGGACACGCCCAAGGGAGCAACCTTCAACCTGGACCCCTCCGGGCTTAACCCCAAATATGTCCAGAAAAAG GACTACGGAAAGACTCCCGAGTACCTGAACAGAAGGAAGGAGGAGGTACAGAGAGCGCAGGAGGAGTATGAGGCCTACGTGAAGGAACACTTCAGACGAGGCGCCATGAAGTCACTGTCAGAGGCCGAGAGACAA ATGATGCTGCAGGGCCTGAAGGATAACTGGGAGCTCCTCCACCATCAGTACCAGGGTCTCTCTGTCGTCACGGATACCGCACCCAAGAAGGCACGCAAGGAGCGCATGGAGGCGGAAATGAAGCAGCTAGAAAGAGACATAGAAGCGATCCAGAAGCACAAAACCATCTACGTTGCAAACCACTGA